The following proteins are encoded in a genomic region of Dysgonomonas mossii:
- the hutI gene encoding imidazolonepropionase: MKKGNIIIKNAAQLVTCSGFSAKKGREMSNLSIIENGSVIVTGGIITFVGKSANCPPLSDFPEHTIIDATGKAVLPGFVDSHTHFIFGGYREEEFSWRMRGDSYMSIMERGGGIHNTMTATRNASFEELKEAGRKRLDKMFAMGVTTVEGKSGYGMDKETELKQLEVMKALDEEHPVDIVSTFMGAHATPQEYKGREDAFLDYLIKEVIPLVKDKNLAECCDIFCEKNVFDIQQSRRYLTAAKNLGFKLKIHADEIVTLGGAELAVELGALSADHLLQASDKGIADLANSNTVATLLPCTAFSLKEDYARGRYMIDSGCAVALATDLNPGSSFTNSIPLLFALACIYMQLSPEEAITALTINGAAALGIADKIGSIDVGKQGDLVILEYPSYKFLPYHIGMNIVEKTIKNGVIFN, encoded by the coding sequence ATGAAAAAAGGAAACATCATTATAAAAAATGCAGCACAATTAGTTACTTGTTCCGGCTTTTCGGCAAAGAAAGGAAGAGAAATGTCTAACCTATCGATCATCGAAAACGGATCAGTCATTGTCACAGGAGGTATAATCACATTTGTTGGCAAAAGTGCAAATTGCCCTCCGCTGTCAGATTTTCCCGAACATACAATCATTGATGCTACAGGTAAAGCTGTACTCCCTGGATTTGTGGACTCTCACACGCATTTTATTTTTGGAGGCTATCGTGAAGAAGAATTCTCATGGCGTATGCGTGGAGATAGCTATATGTCTATCATGGAGCGGGGCGGGGGAATACACAATACAATGACAGCAACTCGCAATGCTTCTTTTGAAGAACTGAAAGAGGCCGGACGCAAAAGACTTGACAAAATGTTCGCTATGGGTGTAACCACTGTAGAGGGTAAGAGCGGCTATGGAATGGACAAAGAGACAGAGCTTAAACAACTGGAAGTGATGAAAGCTCTGGACGAAGAGCATCCTGTAGATATCGTAAGCACTTTTATGGGAGCACATGCCACACCACAGGAATATAAAGGCAGAGAAGATGCCTTCTTAGACTATCTAATAAAGGAAGTGATACCTTTAGTAAAGGACAAAAATCTGGCGGAGTGCTGCGACATATTTTGCGAAAAGAATGTATTTGACATACAACAATCACGAAGATACTTAACAGCAGCTAAGAATCTCGGCTTTAAACTAAAAATACATGCAGACGAGATCGTGACACTCGGTGGAGCTGAACTGGCTGTAGAATTAGGTGCATTATCGGCAGACCATCTGCTACAGGCATCAGACAAAGGAATTGCAGATTTAGCAAATAGCAATACTGTTGCGACCTTATTGCCATGCACCGCATTTTCTCTGAAAGAAGATTATGCACGAGGCCGATATATGATAGACTCGGGCTGTGCTGTCGCTTTAGCCACAGACCTCAATCCGGGAAGCAGTTTTACGAATTCCATACCTCTGTTATTTGCTTTGGCATGCATTTATATGCAGCTTTCGCCCGAGGAGGCTATTACTGCACTCACTATAAACGGGGCGGCAGCTTTGGGAATAGCGGACAAGATTGGTAGTATAGATGTGGGCAAGCAGGGCGATTTAGTAATATTGGAATATCCTTCTTACAAGTTTCTGCCTTACCATATAGGAATGAATATTGTAGAAAAAACAATTAAAAATGGAGTTATTTTTAATTAA
- the ftcD gene encoding glutamate formimidoyltransferase, whose product MSSNKIVECVPNFSEGRDLDKVEKIVNAFRAKEGVKLLDYSTDKDHNRMVVTVVGEPNALKKAVIEAIGIAVQVIDLNHHKGQHPRMGAVDVVPFIPIRNVSMEEAVKLSKEVGQEVAERYGLPVFLYEKAASAPHRENLATIRKGEFEGLKEKMTLPEWKPDFGPDQPHPTAGGVVIGARMPLVAYNVNLNTNKLEIADAIAKKVRFLGGGLRFCKAMGVELTERGIVQVSMNLTDFTKTAIYRAHELVRIEANRYGVSVVGAEIIGLVPMDALIDTAAYYLGLEDFSTKQVLETHLME is encoded by the coding sequence ATGAGTTCAAACAAAATCGTTGAATGCGTACCAAATTTTAGCGAAGGACGCGATCTTGATAAAGTAGAAAAGATCGTAAATGCTTTCCGTGCCAAGGAAGGAGTTAAGCTGTTAGACTATAGCACCGATAAAGATCACAACCGCATGGTAGTTACTGTAGTAGGCGAACCCAATGCTCTAAAAAAAGCAGTGATAGAAGCTATAGGCATAGCAGTACAAGTAATAGACCTTAACCACCACAAAGGACAACATCCCCGTATGGGAGCTGTCGACGTAGTTCCTTTCATCCCTATCCGCAATGTAAGTATGGAAGAAGCCGTCAAACTCTCGAAAGAAGTAGGACAGGAAGTCGCTGAACGCTATGGATTGCCGGTATTCCTTTACGAAAAAGCAGCATCAGCACCTCATCGCGAAAATCTGGCTACAATCCGAAAAGGAGAGTTTGAAGGACTGAAAGAAAAGATGACTCTACCCGAATGGAAGCCCGATTTTGGACCCGATCAGCCACACCCAACAGCCGGAGGTGTTGTTATAGGGGCACGCATGCCGTTGGTAGCATACAATGTAAACCTAAATACCAACAAGCTCGAGATAGCAGACGCGATAGCAAAGAAGGTGCGATTCTTAGGCGGTGGATTACGCTTCTGTAAGGCTATGGGTGTGGAACTGACAGAAAGAGGAATCGTACAAGTCTCGATGAACCTGACAGATTTTACTAAAACAGCTATCTACCGTGCTCACGAATTAGTAAGAATAGAAGCAAATCGGTACGGAGTATCTGTTGTAGGAGCGGAAATCATCGGTCTCGTTCCGATGGATGCCCTGATAGATACGGCAGCTTACTATCTGGGGCTTGAAGATTTTTCGACAAAGCAGGTACTGGAAACACATTTGATGGAGTAG
- a CDS encoding urocanate hydratase, with protein sequence MDIRLDNRLPEYPSFVEGIRRAPDRGFRLSAAQTITALKNALRYIPVELHETLAPELLKELKTRGRIYGYRFRPQGDIFPKSIDQYKGNCIEGKAFQVMIDNNLCFDIALYPYELVTYGETGQVCQNWMQYQLIKKYLEVLTRDQTLVIESGHPLGLFKSKPDAPRVIITNSMMVGMFDNQADWEIAAQMGVANYGQMTAGGWMYIGPQGIVHGTFNTLLNAGRKKLGIPQDKNLAGYLFVSSGLGGMSGAQPKAADIAGAVSIVAEVDHSRIETRFRQGWVHHIISEAKEAFDMAKQAQKDKKPCSIAYHGNIIDLLEYAEINQIHIDLLSDQTSCHAVYEGGYCPVGISFEERTRLLKEDRQTFHKLVNDSLKRHFEVIRKLVAKGIYFFDYGNSFMKAIYDSGIKEISKNGVDEKDGFIWPSYVEDIMGPELFDYGYGPFRWVCLSGKHEDLIKTDHAAMECIDPTRRGQDKDNYEWIREAEKNQLVVGTQARILYQDALGRMNIALRFNKLVRDGEVGPIMLGRDHHDVSGTDSPFRETANIKDGSNVMADMAVQCFAGNAARGMSLVALHNGGGVGISKAINGGFGLVCDGSERIDEIIRSSMLWDVMGGVARRSWARNEHAIETCESFNETHNDGYNITIPYIADDELVKNIIENN encoded by the coding sequence ATGGACATCAGACTTGATAATAGATTACCCGAATATCCGTCTTTTGTTGAAGGGATACGCCGTGCACCCGATAGAGGCTTTAGGCTCAGTGCTGCTCAGACAATAACTGCACTTAAAAATGCTTTGCGATATATCCCCGTCGAATTACATGAAACCTTAGCTCCTGAGCTTCTCAAAGAGCTTAAAACCCGGGGGCGCATCTATGGATACCGTTTTCGTCCACAGGGAGACATCTTCCCGAAGTCTATCGACCAATATAAAGGAAACTGTATCGAAGGAAAAGCCTTTCAAGTAATGATAGATAATAACCTTTGTTTCGATATAGCATTATATCCGTACGAGTTGGTTACGTATGGCGAAACAGGGCAAGTTTGTCAAAACTGGATGCAATATCAATTGATAAAAAAGTACCTTGAAGTACTTACGAGGGATCAGACCTTAGTTATTGAGTCCGGACATCCTCTTGGTCTGTTCAAATCGAAGCCTGATGCTCCGCGAGTCATTATCACAAATTCTATGATGGTGGGCATGTTCGACAATCAGGCTGATTGGGAAATTGCTGCACAGATGGGTGTTGCCAATTATGGACAAATGACAGCCGGAGGATGGATGTATATAGGACCACAAGGTATAGTACATGGTACATTCAATACTCTATTAAATGCCGGACGGAAAAAACTAGGCATTCCTCAAGATAAAAACTTAGCAGGCTATCTGTTTGTTTCGTCAGGCCTGGGAGGCATGAGTGGAGCACAACCCAAGGCTGCCGATATAGCGGGTGCTGTTTCTATTGTAGCGGAAGTAGATCACTCTCGCATCGAAACACGTTTCAGACAAGGATGGGTACATCATATCATATCCGAAGCAAAAGAGGCTTTTGATATGGCTAAACAGGCCCAAAAAGATAAAAAGCCTTGTTCCATAGCTTATCATGGCAATATTATTGATCTGCTGGAGTATGCAGAAATAAATCAAATTCACATAGACCTACTTTCAGATCAGACCTCCTGCCATGCAGTATACGAAGGCGGCTATTGCCCTGTTGGCATATCATTTGAAGAAAGGACTAGATTATTAAAAGAAGATAGGCAAACATTTCACAAGCTAGTAAACGATTCTCTTAAACGTCATTTTGAAGTTATCCGCAAACTAGTTGCTAAAGGCATATATTTCTTCGATTATGGTAATTCTTTCATGAAAGCAATATACGACTCGGGTATAAAAGAAATATCTAAAAATGGCGTCGACGAAAAAGATGGCTTTATCTGGCCTTCGTATGTGGAAGACATTATGGGACCCGAATTGTTCGATTATGGATATGGGCCTTTCCGTTGGGTTTGCCTCAGCGGAAAACACGAAGACCTCATCAAAACAGACCATGCTGCAATGGAATGTATCGACCCTACACGAAGGGGACAAGATAAAGACAATTACGAATGGATCCGCGAAGCTGAAAAAAATCAACTTGTGGTTGGTACACAGGCACGTATCTTATATCAAGATGCGCTGGGGAGAATGAATATTGCCTTACGTTTCAATAAATTGGTTAGAGATGGAGAAGTGGGCCCGATAATGTTGGGGCGCGATCATCATGATGTAAGCGGTACAGATTCTCCTTTTCGTGAAACAGCAAATATAAAAGATGGCAGTAATGTAATGGCAGACATGGCTGTACAATGCTTTGCCGGAAATGCAGCAAGGGGAATGAGCCTCGTTGCGCTTCACAATGGTGGAGGCGTTGGCATTAGCAAAGCTATTAACGGAGGATTTGGATTAGTTTGCGATGGTAGTGAACGAATTGACGAAATTATACGTTCATCTATGTTATGGGACGTGATGGGAGGAGTAGCACGCCGTTCGTGGGCACGAAACGAACATGCAATCGAAACTTGCGAGTCTTTTAATGAGACTCACAACGATGGTTATAATATCACTATACCCTATATTGCAGACGATGAATTAGTAAAGAATATTATAGAAAATAATTAA
- a CDS encoding triple tyrosine motif-containing protein, with amino-acid sequence MNKHILSFIFSVIIGISLVVPAHSTSIWQRKITNYERSQYKAGFQNWMITQSDKGWIYSANSNGLLEFDGVNWTSYPIRNNVIRIIKIIDNNIYIGGSSEFGLFKPNAIGQLTYRSLSDKSKNWGGEVWNIEDGGDVIYFISERYIHIYHKKVGNVSMIDSDTKIDCSLLHEGTLYLATPNGIFYLNSNNKLTFLEASEPLSGHKIVSLLSYNKDILVTSAKKGLYLLNKNNIQQINSIADSFIQKNQLFSTAISGSKIAIGSVQNGVIIFDLKDPFYKEEFNINNGLKNNTVLGCFFDSNQNLWLGLDKGISYISLNSPIRPLFATVSPIGTGYSSAMYNNELYFGTNQALYKLDKDNRYQLIKGSEGQIWSTNIIDNTLFSSGDNGIMVITPTETYKIDLLGAWETHALSEDKNKLMVATYSGFCILKRENGRWMFSHKIPEFRDSFRGFIEDDEPYNFWVANANGTMRRLTFDKNFEKIIRYKTYTLNNNAFDSNIIIRKIENNLVICTRNGILQYSRITDSFDHYTQLELMLEGPKYYEFLYVDKYKNIWFVADRNLKVLPYSEGKYQEYIHNWGLSNELIDSYENINMIDPETAIVAVDNAFARIDMSRKNGKFSTINTYIREITCSKNDSILSYGSSEKRLSLPYSLNSIKINFAATFYDHSSDILYSFRLKGIDDDWSIPSTNTVKEYTGLHEGKYVFEVKAFIDGNPDSSSITSFSFTVHPPWYRSVLAYLLYSLAIVILILIIYKKTISKQKKIIHQKGEELIAQTRRYEEETKLKDEAIYELQNENLKNELKYKTQELNGYMLNVIRKNEMLENVKRNALNISKAIDEEKQISTIKQKVMSLISQINTNIEHDTDFEIFQSNFDLIHQDFFKLLDERFPNLTRNDKILCAYLNMNLSSKEIAPLLNISIRGVEVNRYRLRKKMDLDRDVNLSDFLQSLKQYV; translated from the coding sequence ATGAATAAACACATACTATCTTTTATATTTTCAGTAATAATTGGAATATCACTAGTTGTTCCTGCACATTCCACGTCTATCTGGCAGCGTAAAATCACGAATTATGAACGAAGCCAGTACAAAGCCGGATTTCAGAACTGGATGATAACACAATCTGACAAAGGATGGATATATTCGGCAAACTCAAACGGCTTGTTAGAGTTTGATGGAGTAAACTGGACATCATATCCAATAAGAAATAATGTGATACGGATTATTAAAATTATTGATAACAATATATATATTGGCGGGAGTTCCGAATTTGGCCTTTTTAAACCAAATGCAATCGGTCAGCTAACATACCGTTCCCTATCAGACAAATCAAAAAATTGGGGAGGAGAAGTTTGGAATATAGAAGATGGGGGAGATGTGATCTACTTTATAAGTGAACGTTATATCCATATATACCATAAAAAGGTAGGAAATGTCAGCATGATAGATTCCGATACAAAAATAGACTGTTCTCTTTTACATGAAGGAACATTGTATCTGGCAACACCTAATGGAATCTTTTATCTAAACTCGAATAACAAACTAACATTTCTGGAAGCATCCGAACCATTGAGTGGGCATAAAATTGTAAGCCTATTATCATACAATAAAGATATATTAGTAACATCGGCGAAGAAAGGTTTATATCTGTTAAATAAAAACAACATACAACAAATTAACTCCATAGCTGATAGCTTCATACAGAAGAATCAATTATTTAGCACAGCCATATCAGGATCAAAAATCGCTATTGGATCAGTCCAAAACGGCGTCATCATATTCGACCTAAAAGATCCGTTCTACAAAGAAGAGTTTAATATTAATAATGGCTTAAAGAATAATACAGTTTTAGGGTGTTTTTTTGATAGTAATCAAAACTTATGGCTCGGACTTGATAAAGGGATAAGCTATATAAGCCTCAATTCTCCGATCAGGCCATTATTTGCAACAGTATCACCGATCGGTACAGGATACAGTAGCGCCATGTACAATAATGAACTATATTTTGGGACTAATCAGGCTCTTTATAAGCTGGATAAAGATAATCGGTATCAATTAATAAAAGGCTCGGAAGGGCAAATCTGGTCTACCAACATAATAGATAATACACTCTTTAGTTCGGGGGATAATGGTATAATGGTAATAACCCCCACAGAGACGTACAAAATAGACCTTCTAGGAGCTTGGGAAACTCATGCCCTAAGCGAAGACAAGAATAAGCTTATGGTTGCTACCTATTCGGGATTCTGTATTCTGAAGAGGGAAAATGGACGTTGGATGTTTTCACATAAAATCCCCGAATTTAGAGACTCATTCCGAGGATTTATAGAAGATGACGAGCCCTATAATTTTTGGGTGGCAAATGCGAATGGTACCATGCGCCGACTAACCTTCGATAAAAATTTTGAGAAAATAATCCGATACAAGACCTATACGCTAAACAATAATGCTTTCGATTCCAATATTATTATCAGGAAGATAGAGAACAATCTGGTTATATGTACCCGCAACGGAATACTCCAATATAGCCGGATAACCGACTCGTTCGATCATTATACACAACTCGAGTTGATGCTGGAAGGACCAAAGTATTATGAATTTCTCTATGTAGATAAATACAAAAATATTTGGTTTGTTGCCGATCGCAATCTAAAAGTTTTACCATATAGCGAAGGTAAATACCAAGAATATATACACAACTGGGGGCTTTCGAACGAACTGATAGACAGCTATGAAAACATAAACATGATCGATCCCGAAACGGCTATTGTAGCCGTCGATAACGCTTTTGCAAGAATAGACATGTCAAGAAAAAATGGTAAATTCTCAACTATAAATACTTACATCCGAGAAATAACTTGTAGTAAAAACGACAGTATCTTAAGCTATGGCAGCAGCGAAAAAAGACTATCATTGCCATACTCATTAAATTCTATAAAAATAAATTTTGCAGCAACCTTCTACGATCATTCCTCAGATATATTATATAGCTTCAGGCTGAAAGGAATAGATGACGATTGGAGTATCCCCTCGACCAATACTGTTAAAGAATACACAGGTCTTCACGAGGGTAAATATGTTTTCGAGGTAAAAGCATTTATTGATGGCAACCCCGATTCTTCGAGCATTACATCATTTAGTTTTACAGTCCACCCTCCTTGGTACAGATCGGTACTAGCTTATTTGCTTTATTCATTAGCTATAGTGATTTTAATACTTATCATCTATAAAAAAACAATCAGTAAACAAAAGAAAATTATACATCAGAAGGGCGAGGAACTAATTGCTCAAACCAGACGCTATGAAGAAGAAACAAAGCTGAAAGATGAAGCGATATATGAGCTACAAAACGAGAATCTGAAAAATGAATTGAAATATAAGACGCAAGAGCTGAATGGTTATATGCTGAATGTGATCCGTAAAAATGAGATGCTCGAAAATGTGAAACGAAATGCATTAAATATATCCAAAGCCATTGATGAAGAAAAACAAATAAGCACAATCAAACAAAAGGTGATGAGTCTAATCAGCCAGATCAATACCAATATTGAGCATGACACAGACTTCGAAATATTCCAATCAAACTTTGACCTGATACATCAGGATTTCTTCAAGCTGCTTGACGAACGGTTCCCTAATTTGACACGCAATGATAAAATACTGTGTGCATACCTCAATATGAACCTTTCCTCGAAGGAAATAGCGCCACTGCTCAACATATCGATACGGGGTGTAGAAGTAAACAGATACAGATTACGAAAGAAAATGGATCTGGATAGAGATGTAAATTTATCAGACTTCCTACAAAGTTTGAAGCAATACGTCTGA
- a CDS encoding SusC/RagA family TonB-linked outer membrane protein: MRKILLLLLTLSCYIQLFSQEITGVVSDNTGEPIIGATVALKGKAVGSLTDIDGKYSIKVDNSNDVLVFSYVGYIRQEIKVGNQKQINVVLIESAKELDEVVVVGYGVQKKALLTGANSNIKGEKITELKSASAMEALQGVAPGVSITRNNGAPGSGTKVTIRGMGTIGNANPLYIVDGVSVGSIDYLSPSDIESIDVLKDGASAAIYGSRAANGVIIVTTKKGEKGAAPTISYDGYYGVQNIYKKLPTLNAQEYMYIFDEARSNEGLPLFDWQNMIVNGNNYLNTTFGNGVGQQYGQYVWDKLQSGWKGTDWVDEITQKDAPVQSHTINITGSGTDVLYSAGFSYFDQQSILGGNVTDAGYRRFTGRLNTEFVLMKNGNNPMLTLGENLTYTNTVNRGIGNGNIYWNDMHDAMTATPLMPARWTENENVLSSTYGYGPAMEGISNNQINPLARMFFRHNYGYGSGNTIVGNVYAVFEPISKLKIRSSLGVNSWFGKSRSYTPTYHLGKLHESNVEGARQEMNMGAVLTWTNTASYEIKIDEHKVSGLVGTELVDNMTNEVLGGSRNGSKYSDLSKYPYLDRTKPATSISDMSLWGADWSAGGGGLMSYMARLTYNFKEKYMVDFTFRADGSSNFAKGNRWGYFPSISAGWNFSEESFMQPTSTWLTYGKLRASWGQNGNQSIPNFVYTSNIAYNNQGYFFGPNKEIPDVAAVPANVPNPDVKWETSEQLNIGLDAKFLNSRLGLTFDYYVKTTKDWLVRAPILGTYGAGAPYINGGDVENKGFEIAVTWEDSFNDFKYGVTASGAYNKNKVTRLANAEGVILGASDILSQGTSYVSRVEVGHPIGYFYGYKTAGIFQNQQEVDAYVDKDGKPIVIGSESGIARKPGDVRFVDQNGDGVIDEKDKVMLGKPSPDFELGLQLNAEYKGFYLNTTLTGKLGLQVMQSYRSFADILTQNYTTQIFNRWHGEGTSNKLPRLTYTSNANTNLISDIYMHDADYVRVSNLTFGYHFDKLLKKSKIIKRASVYVAVNNLYTFTKYDGMDPERGWMGNDTQENGQYVYGWASGIDLGLFPLPRTVMFGINITL, translated from the coding sequence ATGAGAAAAATTTTGTTATTATTATTAACATTATCCTGTTACATTCAATTGTTTTCACAAGAGATTACAGGAGTAGTTTCTGACAATACAGGAGAACCGATCATCGGAGCCACTGTTGCCCTTAAGGGTAAAGCGGTTGGGTCATTGACCGATATTGACGGAAAATATTCAATCAAAGTTGACAATAGCAACGATGTGCTTGTATTTTCCTATGTAGGGTATATCCGTCAGGAAATAAAAGTAGGAAATCAGAAACAAATAAATGTTGTTCTGATCGAATCAGCAAAAGAACTTGATGAAGTTGTTGTTGTTGGATATGGTGTGCAGAAGAAAGCTCTTTTAACGGGAGCAAACTCTAATATAAAAGGGGAAAAAATAACAGAGCTTAAATCGGCATCGGCAATGGAAGCGCTTCAGGGTGTAGCTCCTGGTGTTAGCATTACGCGTAACAATGGAGCTCCTGGATCGGGAACAAAGGTAACGATACGTGGGATGGGTACAATTGGAAATGCTAATCCTCTTTACATTGTTGATGGTGTATCAGTAGGAAGTATCGATTACTTAAGCCCTTCTGATATTGAGTCTATTGACGTACTCAAGGACGGGGCGTCGGCTGCCATTTATGGTTCACGTGCTGCCAATGGTGTGATCATAGTTACCACAAAAAAAGGAGAGAAGGGTGCAGCTCCTACAATTAGTTACGATGGATATTATGGTGTTCAAAATATTTACAAAAAGCTGCCAACTCTTAACGCTCAGGAATATATGTATATTTTTGATGAAGCCCGTTCAAATGAGGGTCTTCCTTTATTCGATTGGCAAAACATGATTGTAAATGGAAACAATTATCTTAATACAACCTTTGGTAATGGTGTTGGACAACAGTATGGTCAATATGTTTGGGATAAACTACAATCTGGATGGAAAGGTACTGATTGGGTGGACGAAATAACACAAAAGGATGCCCCTGTTCAGAGCCACACTATTAATATTACAGGATCAGGGACAGATGTTCTTTACTCTGCAGGATTCTCATATTTTGATCAACAAAGTATTCTTGGAGGGAATGTTACAGATGCAGGGTACAGACGTTTTACCGGTAGGCTTAATACTGAATTTGTACTTATGAAGAATGGGAATAATCCAATGTTGACTCTTGGAGAAAATCTAACTTATACTAACACTGTAAACAGGGGTATTGGTAATGGGAATATCTATTGGAATGATATGCATGATGCTATGACTGCTACTCCTCTTATGCCGGCGCGTTGGACTGAAAATGAAAACGTACTGTCATCTACATACGGATATGGACCTGCTATGGAAGGCATTTCTAATAATCAGATAAATCCTCTAGCTCGCATGTTTTTCCGTCATAATTATGGTTACGGAAGCGGTAATACAATTGTAGGGAATGTTTATGCTGTTTTTGAACCTATTAGTAAATTGAAAATAAGATCTTCACTTGGAGTTAATTCATGGTTTGGTAAGAGCCGTTCATATACACCTACATATCATTTAGGAAAACTTCATGAGAGCAATGTTGAAGGTGCAAGACAAGAGATGAATATGGGAGCCGTTTTGACATGGACAAATACAGCTTCATACGAAATTAAAATAGATGAGCATAAGGTTTCGGGATTAGTAGGTACAGAATTAGTTGATAATATGACAAATGAAGTACTTGGAGGTTCCAGAAATGGTTCTAAATATTCAGATCTATCAAAATATCCATATTTGGATAGAACGAAACCTGCAACAAGTATTTCGGACATGAGTTTATGGGGTGCCGATTGGTCTGCCGGAGGCGGAGGATTGATGTCCTATATGGCACGATTGACATACAACTTCAAAGAAAAATACATGGTCGATTTTACATTCCGTGCCGACGGGTCTTCTAACTTTGCAAAAGGTAACCGTTGGGGATATTTTCCATCTATTTCGGCCGGTTGGAACTTTTCAGAAGAAAGCTTCATGCAACCAACATCTACATGGCTTACTTATGGTAAGTTAAGAGCCAGCTGGGGACAAAACGGAAATCAAAGTATACCGAACTTTGTATATACTTCGAATATTGCATATAACAATCAAGGTTACTTCTTTGGACCGAATAAAGAAATACCTGATGTTGCTGCAGTTCCAGCAAATGTTCCAAATCCGGATGTAAAATGGGAGACTTCAGAACAACTGAATATTGGATTGGATGCTAAATTTTTAAATTCCAGACTAGGGTTAACTTTCGACTATTATGTAAAGACTACTAAAGATTGGCTTGTAAGAGCCCCTATTTTAGGTACATATGGTGCCGGAGCTCCTTACATTAATGGTGGTGATGTGGAAAATAAAGGATTTGAGATTGCAGTGACATGGGAAGATTCTTTTAATGACTTCAAGTATGGTGTTACAGCAAGTGGTGCTTATAATAAAAACAAAGTTACCCGTTTGGCTAATGCTGAAGGTGTTATTCTGGGAGCTAGTGATATATTATCTCAAGGAACTTCTTATGTTTCACGTGTGGAAGTTGGACATCCGATAGGATATTTTTACGGATATAAGACCGCCGGAATTTTCCAAAATCAACAAGAAGTAGATGCATACGTAGATAAAGATGGTAAGCCAATAGTGATTGGTAGCGAATCCGGTATAGCTCGTAAGCCTGGAGATGTACGCTTTGTAGACCAAAATGGAGATGGTGTAATTGATGAAAAAGATAAAGTTATGTTGGGTAAGCCTTCTCCGGATTTTGAACTAGGATTACAACTGAATGCAGAGTATAAAGGCTTTTACCTAAATACTACATTGACAGGTAAGTTGGGTTTACAGGTAATGCAATCATATCGTTCGTTTGCCGATATCTTGACTCAAAATTATACTACTCAAATCTTTAATCGTTGGCATGGGGAAGGTACATCTAACAAATTGCCTCGTTTGACTTACACATCAAACGCTAATACCAACTTAATTTCAGATATATATATGCACGATGCAGATTATGTAAGAGTAAGCAATTTAACTTTTGGATATCATTTTGATAAGCTATTGAAAAAATCCAAAATTATAAAAAGAGCTTCTGTTTATGTAGCTGTAAACAATCTATACACATTTACCAAATATGATGGTATGGATCCGGAAAGAGGATGGATGGGTAATGATACACAAGAAAACGGCCAATATGTATATGGATGGGCATCCGGTATAGATTTGGGCTTGTTCCCTCTTCCTCGCACGGTAATGTTTGGTATTAATATAACTTTATAA